In Stigmatopora argus isolate UIUO_Sarg chromosome 17, RoL_Sarg_1.0, whole genome shotgun sequence, the following are encoded in one genomic region:
- the aoc1 gene encoding diamine oxidase [copper-containing], which yields MLHPNSDREYSTRPTKSTLARMGFLHLLYLLCLAACDASRTREWAHHGAPMFADLTPREMKAVRAYLHGITEFGLTDANNAALKKNTILMIELQVPRKLEALKALDRGHAKPPRQARVVVQFANQTKPNITEFIVGPLPSPKSHEVKRFKGDRPIPFESRPMTSMEYSHLNQSIGKLTTKAHRLLFETTGGFTFTNCSDRCLYFIDIAPRGLASGERRSWIMLVKFVEGYYIHPIGFEILLNHKDLDPDKWEVEKVWYNSMFFDSVEELVEKYESGAVQKVSLPRHDDNDPYSTYIPRGQSNTPTNIHGAKLVEPQGHHYHIDHNFVEYAGWSFAYRVRSSAGLQVFDVRFNGERIAYEISLQEAIAFYSGDTPAGMQTKYIDAGWAMGTLSFELAPGIDCPEIATFVDLHHYFDTDKPVRFKNALCIFEMTTALPLRRHFNAFKGSYNFYGGVDNTVLVLRTTSTVYNYDYIWDFIFYQNGVMEVKVSATGYIHATFFTPDGLQYGRKVYNYVLGNLHTHLINYKVDLDIAGRGNSFQSLDLKYVNFTNPWSPKNFIVQSKLNWTERKTERSAAFRYGKKFPRYVHFYNPNKKNKWGHQKGYRIQLNSHGDSVLPRGWHEENGISWARYPLAVTRHKDSEATSSSIYNQNDPWKPVVSFEDYIRNDEDIVNQDLVAWVTVGFLHVPHSEDIPNTATPGNAVGFFLRPFNFFDEDPSITSRSTVIVRPDSDGKPKVQRWTPEVVGHCVTDKSFFYNGTYEEV from the exons GAATGGGGTTTCTCCATTTGCTGTATCTGCTCTGCCTGGCTGCTTGTGATGCTTCCAGAACCCGAGAGTGGGCTCATCATGGCGCTCCCATGTTTGCTGACCTGACACCTCGTGAGATGAAAGCCGTCCGGGCTTACCTTCACGGAATTACAGAATTTGGACTCACCGATGCTAATAACGCagctctaaaaaaaaacaccatcctAATGATTGAGCTCCAAGTACCAAGAAAACTTGAAGCCTTAAAAGCATTGGACCGTGGTCACGCCAAACCACCACGGCAGGCCCGTGTGGTCGTCCAGTTTGCAAACCAAACAAAGCCGAATATCACTGAGTTCATTGTTGGACCTTTACCATCTCCAAAGTCTCATGAGGTAAAGAGATTCAAGGGAGATAGGCCTATCCCGTTTGAGTCCCGGCCAATGACTTCAATGGAGTACAGTCACCTCAATCAGAGCATTGGCAAACTCACAACTAAAGCTCACAGGCTTCTGTTTGAAACCACAGGAGGATTCACATTCACTAACTGCTCTGACCGCTGTTTGTATTTTATTGACATAGCTCCACGAGGCCTAGCGTCGGGTGAAAGGAGAAGCTGGATAATGTTGGTCAAGTTTGTAGAAGGATATTACATCCACCCGATTGGGTTTGAGATATTACTCAACCACAAAGATTTAGATCCAGATAAGTGGGAAGTTGAGAAGGTGTGGTATAACAGTATGTTCTTTGACAGTGTAGAGGAGTTAGTAGAAAAGTATGAATCGGGAGCTGTCCAGAAGGTTAGTCTACCCCGGCATGATGACAATGATCCCTATTCCACTTACATTCCACGAGGTCAAAGCAACACACCTACTAATATCCATGGTGCAAAACTAGTGGAGCCTCAAGGGCACCACTACCATATTGATCACAACTTTGTTGAATATGCTGGATGGTCGTTTGCCTACAGGGTGCGCTCATCAGCAGGACTTCAGGTATTTGATGTCCGTTTTAACGGGGAAAGAATTGCTTATGAGATCAGCCTCCAGGAAGCTATTGCTTTCTATTCTGGTGACACTCCAGCTGGCATGCAAACCAAGTATATTGATGCTGGTTGGGCAATGGGTACCTTATCATTTGAGCTAGCTCCAGGAATCGACTGTCCAGAAATTGCTACTTTTGTTGACCTTCACCATTACTTTGACACTGACAAACCAGTGCGCTTCAAGAATGCACTGTGCATCTTTGAGATGACTACAGCTTTGCCTTTGAGAAGACATTTCAACGCATTCAAGGGAAGCTATAACTTCTATGGAGGAGTAGACAACACTGTCCTGGTTTTAAGGACCACTTCAACTGTGTACAACTATGATTACATCTGGGATTTCATCTTttaccaaaatggggtaatggAGGTAAAAGTCAGCGCCACGGGTTACATCCATGCCACTTTCTTTACACCTGATGGACTTCAGTATGGCCGGAAGGTGTACAACTATGTGCTGGGCAACCTGCACACACATCTTATCAATTACAAAGTTGACCTGGATATTGCCG GTCGAGGGAACAGCTTTCAGTCACTGGATTTGAAATATGTTAACTTTACAAATCCCTGGAGCCCCAAGAATTTTATCGTCCAATCGAAACTGAACTGGACGGAACGCAAGACGGAGCGTTCCGCCGCATTCCGCTATGGTAAAAAGTTCCCCCGCTATGTTCATTTCTACAACCCtaataagaaaaataagtgGGGGCATCAAAAGGGCTACCGTATTCAGTTGAATTCACATGGCGACAGTGTGCTTCCAAGAGGTTGGCATGAAGAAAATGGCATCAGTTGGGCCAG ATATCCTCTGGCTGTTACTCGACATAAAGACAGTGAGGCCACAAGCAGCAGTATTTATAATCAGAATGACCCCTGGAAACCAGTTGTGTCATTTGAAGACTACATTCGCAATGATGAAGATATCGTAaaccag GATCTGGTTGCCTGGGTGACAGTGGGCTTCCTGCATGTGCCTCACTCAGAAGACATCCCCAACACAGCAACACCTGGCAATGCGGTGGGCTTTTTCCTCCGACCATTTAACTTCTTTGATGAAGACCCTTCAATCACATCTAGAAGCACAGTCATCGTCCGACCGGATTCGGACGGAAAGCCCAAAGTGCAACGGTGGACACCAGAGGTCGTAGGTCATTGTGTGACAGACAAGTCATTCTTTTACAATGGCACTTATGAAGAAGTATAG